The nucleotide sequence CAGGCCGCGGGATCCGCCGGCGCCGGAAGTACTGCAGCAGCAGGAACCCGAACAGCATGAAGTAGGCGGCGAAACCGAACACCAGCATCACGACGCCGGCTGCCTCGGTCGGGTGGTTCTTGTACGCGACGTAGATCACACCGGTGGCACCCAGGAAGATGGATGCGCCGAGGATGGTCCTCCATTCGACTTTCACTAGTGACCGACCTTCGTGAGCATGTCAGGGTGGTTGGCGTCCCAGACCGGGCGCTCCGAGCGGATCGGGGGCAGGGCCTCGAAGTTGTGCTCCGGCGGCGGCGAGGAGCAGGCCCACTCGAGGGTCTGACCGTCCCAGGGATTGTCGCCGGCGAGCTCCCCGTGGCGGTAGGAGTGGAAGAAGTTCCACACGCTTATCAGCACACCGAAGCCAGCGATGTACGCACCCAAGCTCGACAGGAGGTTCAGGAAGTTCCAGCCGAGGTGGCCGTCGTAGGTCTCGATACGGCGGGGCATCCCCCGCAGGCCGAGGTCGTGCTGGGGGAAGAACGTCAGGTTGAACCCGATGAACAGGATCACGAAGCTCAGCACGCCGAGCCGCTCGTCCAGCTTGCGGCCGGTCATCTTCGGATACCAGTAGTAGATCCCCGCGAAACCGGCGAATGCCGAGCCGCCGAACATCACGTAGTGGAAGTGGGCGACGACGAAGTAGGTGTTGTGCAGCTGGAAGTCGAGCACCGGCTGGGCGAGGATGACGCCGGTGATACCTCCGAAGAGGAAGCAGGCCAAGAACCCCAGGCAGAACAACGTGGCGGTGTTGACGACCAGGGTCCCCCGCCACATCGTGCCGAGCCAGTTGAAGAACTTGATCCCGGTCGGGACGGCGATCAAGAGCGAAAGGGCAGCGAAGAACGGGAGCAGCACCGCCCCCGTCGTGTACATGTGGTGCGCCCACACACCCATCGACAGGGCGCCGATCGACAGGGTCGCGCCGACCATGCCCTTGTAGCCGAAAACCGGCTTCTTGGAATTCGTCGCCAGCACCTCGGTGACGATGCCGAAGTACGGCAGGGCGAGGATGTACACCTCCGGGTGGCCGAAGAACCAGAACAGGTTCTGCCACAGGATCGGTTGGCCCCCGTGGGTCGGGTCGTAGAAGTGGGTGTTCAGGTGCCTGTCGAGCCACAGCAGCGCGAAGGCTGCGGTGAGCACGGGGAAGGCCAGCAGGATGAGGAACATCGTCACCAGCTGGTTCCACACGAATATGGGCATTCGGAACATCACCATTCCGGGCGCGCGCAAGGTGAAGATCGTCGTGATGATGTTGACCGCGGTGAAGATCCCGGAGAAGCCGGTCAAGGCGATACCGACTATCCACATGTCCGCGCCTGGGCCGGGTGAGTGGATGGCCTCGGTGATGGGTGCGTAGCCGAACCAGCCGAAGTTGGCAGCGCCATTGTTGGTCAAGAAGCCGCCGGCGAGCATGAGGAAGCCGCCGAGGTAGAGCCAGTAGGAGAGGTTGTTGAAGCGGGGGAACGCCATGTCCGGCGCCCCGATCATCAGGGGCACGAAGTAGTTGCCGAGACCGGCGAACGCGAACGGGCCCAGGAAGACGAACAGCATGATCGTGCCGTGCATCGTGAACAACTGGTTGAACACGTTCTCGGTCACGAAGTGGTTGTCGGGCTTGATCAGCTGGGTGCGGATCCCCTCGGCCAGGCCGCCGGCGAAAAGGAACCCGATGAACGACGTGACCAGGTAGTTGAGGCCGATCTGCTTGTGGTCGGTGCTGGTGATGTACTTGACAAGCCCGTGGGGCCGAGGCCCGGGGACGATCTCCATCAGCGCCGGCTCTTCGAGCCGGGGCGGCTGTTCGGAGGGACGATCCTGGATCAGGGTCATACTTGCCTCTCGGTCGACAGGGAGGTCGGGCAACTGTTCGGCGGGAGCGTGGTTTGGTTCGACTGGCCGGCGGTCGACACCGAGCACGGAGCCTGGCTGGCATACCAGGCGTCGTAGGCGTCCTTGGGCATCACCCGGACCATGAACCGCATATAGGCGTGGTACTGGCCGCAGATGTTGTTGCACTGGCCCTCGAAGGTGCCAGTTCGCGTGACGTTGAAGTCGGCGGTGTTGTCGATGCCGGGGATCAGGTCACGGTTGAAGAGGAACTCCTTGACGTAGAAGGTGTGGACCACGTCCTCGCTGACGAAGTGAAGCTGTACCGTCTCACCGGCGGGCATGTACAGCACCGGCAGGTTGGCCTCGGAGTTGATGTCCAGAGCGTTGGCGACTGTGCCGACCTCCTGGTGGCCGTTCGGGTAGATGAAGCGCCAGCCCCACTGGAACCCGTCGACGGTGATCTTGACCGCCGGGGTCTTGGAGACTGCGTTCACCTTGTTCTCCGCGTTGTACATGAACCCGAACACGACTGCCACGATCAGGAGGGGGATGATCGTGTAGGCAGCCTCGATGGGGATGTGGTACTGGAACTGGGAGGCCTGACGGCTGCTGCCCGGGCGGTGGCGGTACCGCAACACACACCAGAAGATGCCAAATAGCACGATGAGCCCTATGGGCACCGCAAACCAGTACGTGGTGTGCCACAGCTGCCGGGTCCATTGGTCCTGGGTGGTCACGCCGTGGGGGGAACCGAGGTCGGTGCCCAGCAGTCGGGTCGCTAGATCCATAACTTCGCCTAACAATAAGCAGGCGGGCGCGACGGCACCAACCCGGCCGATACCCCGGTGACGTGCGGTTCCGCCCGATTGCCGGACACCGCCGTGAGCATCTATTCTGGTGAGCCGGTCCCACGCGCCCTGGCGCGGGGACGCCACGTCTTTTTCCCCTGCAGAAACCTCGAGGACGACCCGACAGTGCGCACTTTCACGCCCAAGCCCTCCGACATCCAGCGAGTCTGGTACGAGGTCGACGCCGAAGGCGCGGTCCTCGGGCGGCTCGCCACGGAGGTCGCCCGGGTCCTTCGAGGCAAGCACAAGCCGATCTTCGCCCCTCACGTCGACACCGGCGACCACGTGATCGTGGGGAACGCCAGCAAGGTCGTCATGACGGCGGGCAAGTCGGAGAAGAAGGTGCACTACCGCCACTCGGGCTACCCCGGCGGGCTCAGTTCCCGCACCTACGCCGACATGCTCGCCAAGGACCCGGAGGGCACCTTCCGCCTCGCCGTCAAGGGGATGCTCCCAAAGGGCCCCCTCGGACGCCACATGCTGCGCAAGCTGAAGGTGTACGCCGGCCCGTCGCACCCCCACGCCGCCCAGGGCCCCCAGCCACTTCCCGTCGACCCACGCGCTCGCCGGGCCTCCTGAGGAAAGTCGAAACCGCCGTGCCGAAGCCGCTCATCCAGTCCACCGGACGCCGCAAGGCTGCTGTAGCGCGGGTGCGCCTGCGTCCCGGCACCGGGGTCGTGACAGTCAACCGCCGCCCGCTGGAGGAGTACTTCCCGTCGGCGACGCACCGGATGCTCATCACTGAGCCGCTGCGAGTGGTCGAGAAGGCGGAGTCCTACGACGTCGACTGCACGCTCGACGGCGGCGGAGTGTCCGGCCAGGCCGGCGCCCTGCGACTCGGGATCGCACGGGCGATCGCCGGGGTCGAGACCGACCTCCGTGCCCCGCTGAAGCGGGCCGGGTTCCTCACCCGCGACGCCCGGGAGAAGGAGTCCAAGAAGTACGGCCTCAAGAAGGCCCGCAAGGCGCCGCAGTACTCGAAACGCTGAGCGCCCGTGTCGTTGCGCTTCGGCACGGACGGGGTCCGCGGGGCGGCGGGCTCCGAGTTGTCGCCGGAGTTGGTGCTCGCTCTAGGGCGCGCCGCGGCGGCGGTCCTCGGAGGTAGCGAGTTCGTAGTCGGTCGGGATACGCGGCTGTCCGGACCGATGCTCCAGGCAGCCCTGTCGGCGGGCATCGCGGCGGAGGGCCTGGACGTCGTGGACATCGGGGTCGCCCCGACACCCGCCGTCGCCGCCGTCGCCGCCGCCCGGGGCGTTGCTGCGGCGGTGATATCCGCCTCGCACAACCCCTACCACGACAACGGCATCAAGCTTCTGGCACCCGGCGGCCTCAAGCTCAACGACGACGAGGAGCAGCAGATCGAGCGCGCCGTCGCCGCCCGGTCAGCGGTTGCATCCGGCGCACCGCCGGCGATCGGGCGACTGCGCTCTGACGACGAAGCGATCCCGTGGTACTGCCGGCGGGTGGTCGACTCGCTAGGAGGGCGCAGGGTGGACGGGATCCGGGTGGTGGTCGACTGCGCCAATGGAGCCGCTACTCCCACCGCCGAGCGCATACTGGCTCAGGCGGGGGCGGACGTCGTGCATGTGATCGCCGCGCAACCGGACGGAACCAACATCAACGAGCGTTGCGGGTCGACGGACCCGTCGTTGCTGGCCGAGTCGGTGAGGGCTCACGGGGCCGATGTGGGCTTGGCGCTCGACGGGGACGCAGACCGGGTGCTCGCGGTGGACGAGCACGGCGAAATCGTCGACGGGGACAGGTTGCTTGCGATGTTCGCCGTCGATCTCCGTGAGCGGGACCGGTTGGCGGGTAACACGCTGGTGGTTACCGTGATGTCGAACCTCGGCTTGCAGAAGGCGATGGAGGACGCCGGAGTACGCGTGCACCGCACGGCGGTGGGCGACCGCAACGTGCTCGAGGCTCTCGACGGCAATGGTTGGTCTCTCGGCGGTGAACAGTCGGGTCACATCATCTTCCGCGAGCTCGCCACCACCGGCGACGGTGTGCTGTCGGGCCTGCTTCTGCTGGACCTGCTGAGGCGGTCGGGGCGCAAGCTCTCGGAGTTGGCAGCGGAGTCGATGGTCAGCATGCCGCAGGTGTTGCGCAACGTGGAGATCCCGCCGGGCTCGCCTCCGATTTCGGACTCGGCGCGGTTGTCGAACGAGATCCGTGCGGTAGAGGACGAGCTCGGAACGGGAGGCCGGGTGGTCCTGAGGGCGTCGGGCACCGAGCCGCTCGTCAGGGTCATGGTCGAGGCGCAGACTGAGCACGCTGCGGCATCCGCTGCCCAGCGCCTGGTCGACGCGGTCGAGGAGGCGGCACGAGGTTGAAGCCTCGCCGCAGTTCGGCGGTCAGGGCGTCATCGGTTGCCGTGGCGCTCTCCGCCGCCCTCACGTTGGCGTCATGTTCGAGCGGTCCGGCCCACAACGCGGCGCGTACCACCACGACAGCAGCGCGAAGCACCACAAGCCCGACAGCGGGCACGTCGACCACGGGGGCCGCGTCCACGACCGCGCCCGCGGCTGGGGCGGGATTCTGCGGCTTCCTGCAGACCTCGCAGGCGCACTACTCCCACGTCGTCTGGATCTGGATGGAGAACCACCCGTTCCAGTCGGTGATCGGCTCGCCGTCAGCGCCCTTCGAGAACCAGGTGGCGGCGCAATGCGGGTTGGCGACCAACTATCACAACGTCACCCACCCGAGCCTTCCCAACTACATCGCGGCCACATCGGGGCTGGGGCGGAGCGAGCTGGGCCGCTTCTCGTCGGACTGCGACCCGAGCCCGTCCTGCACTGCCTCGCCGGGAACGGCGAGCATCTTCTCGCAGGCGCCGAGCTGGCGGGCCTACGAAGAGTCGATGCCTGCCCCTTGCACCAAAGGCAGTTCGGACGACTACGCGGCCAGGCACAACCCGCCCGTGTACTACCCGTCGCTCGCGCCGGCGTGCGGCTCCGACGACGTGGCGATCGGCAACCTCTACCACGACCTCAGCGCCGGGACGTTGCCGGCGTTCGCGTTCGTCACGCCGAACCTCATCGACGACACCCACAACGGGAGCGTGGCTGACGGTGACAACTGGCTGCGTACGGCGATCCACGCGATCACAACCAGCCAGCAGTACAGGAGCGGGACGGTGGCGGTGTTCGTGGTGTGGGACGAAGGCGAGGGAGGAAGCGTGTCGGACTGCGCGACCAACACAACCGACGTCGGGTGCCACGTGCCGGCGCTGGTCCTGAGTGCCAGCACGCGGCCGGGGACCGCCAACGGCGGTCTCTTCAACCACTACTCGCTGCTCCGTACCGCCGAGGACCTTCTGGGCCTGCCGGCGCTCGGCCAAGCGGCCAGCGCATCGAGCATGGCGCCCGCGTTCGGCCTTTCGGGCTAGTCGTCAGCCGATACCCATTGCGTCGCTGTTGTCGACCCCCGGGACCGACCGAAGCTTCACCTCGCGCATCAAGAAGGACAACAGAAAAGCGAGCACCGCTACCGGCAGCGCGTACATGAACGCCTGGTCCATGCCGTGAGTAAACGACTCGCCGGTTCCCTTCACCAGCCCGTACAGCTTCACGTAGTGCGGGCCGTTGGTCTTCTCCTGCAGTATCAGGACCGCCCCGAGAACGGCTGCACCGATCGCGCCGCCGAGGGTCCGGAAGAACGTCACCGACGCGGTGCCGGTTCCCATGAACTCGAAGGGGATCGAGTTCTGCACCGCCAGGATCAGCACCTGCATGAAGAGCCCGAGGCCCATACCGACCATGAGCAGCATGCCCGCGAGCGCCCACGCGTCGGTCGAGGTCGTGATGGTGGTCATGATCCCGATCGCGGCGGCGAGGATGGCGGTACCCGAGACCACGAACCACTTGTACCGACCGATACGCGAGATCAGTCGCCCCGAAATGATCGACGTGCTGAGCATCCCGACCATCATCGGAAGCATCCGCATGCCCGACATCGTCGGGCTCACGCCCCGAACAGTCTGGAAATAGAGAGGCAGGAAGATCAACGACCCGAACATCACCGATCCGGTCACGAAACCGAGCACGTTCGCGACTGTGAAGACACGGTCCTTGAACAGCTGGAGCGGGATGATCGGTTCGGGCGCCTTGGACTCCCACCAGCCGAAGGCGGCTATCAGCAGGATGCCGACTATCCCGAAGGCCATCGACGAGGTGGTCAACTTGGCCTTGCTGCCTGCATCCTGAACGCCGACGAGGAACAGCGACACGCCGCCCACGATCAGTAGCGCACCGAGGATGTCCACCTTCGAGCTCCGTGTCACAGGGTCGAGGTGCAGGAACCGGTTGACGACAAGCAGCGCGACGGCCCCGATCGGCAGGTTCACGTAGAAGACCCAACGCCATGACGCCTGGTCGACCAGGAAGCCCCCGATGAGGGGGCCAATGACGCTTGAAACGCCGAACACTGCTCCGAAGTAGCCCTGGTACCGTCCGCGATCGCGCGGCGCGATCACGTCGCCGATGATCGCCATAGCGAGCGTCATCAGCCCGCCGGCGCCGACGCCCTGAACGCCGCGGAAGATGATCAGCTCGTACATGTTCTGCGACAGGCCGGAGAGCGCGCTGCCGATCAAGAAGATGACTATCGCCACCTGGAAGATCCTCTTGCGCCCGAACTGATCGCTGATCTTGCCGTACAGGGGAGTGCTTGCAGTGGAGGTGAGAAGGTAGGCGGTGACGACCCAGCTGTAGAGGTCGAGACGGTGGAAGTCGCGGCTGATAGTGGTCAGCGCGGTCGACACGATCGTCTGGTCGAGGCTGGCCAGAAGGAGACCGAGCATGAGCCCGGACATGATCAAGAGAATCTGGCGGTGCGAGTAGCCCGGCGCAGCCTCGGGCCGTGCTTGGGTGACCGTCAACGCCGGCCCCTCGCGGTTCCCCCGCGGCGCGGTGGCGCGGCGAGCCCGCCGGCTAGCTGCGCGAATGCCTCCTCTATCAGAGCGGCCAGCGACGCCTCACCGTGCTTGGCGCTCCAGCGGAAATAGGCGACCCTGCAGGCGCTGCAGGCCGCGGCCACGACGACGCCCGGGTAGAGGTCGGCTTCCGGGTCGAGCCCGGTGCGCTCGGCGACCGCAGAGACCAGAGCCCGCTCGATCTGCTCGAAGCTCGCCGCGACGCTGGACATCAGGTGGGGGTCGCTGCGGATCAGGTCGAAGCGCCGGAGACGCTCTTCGTCATCGACCGTGCGGCGTGCCGCGTCCTCTTCGAGCACCGCCTGCAGAGCGGTGAGCGGGTGCTCGCCGGCGGGACGCGCCAGGAGGGCCAGCCGTATCGCCTCCGGGCGATCAGGGTCGTGGTCGACGATCGCCTCCTCCTTCGAGGCGAAGTAGGACCAGAAGGTTCGCGGCGCCACGCCCGCTCGCTCGCTGATCGCGTCCACCGTCGCCCCGGAGAGGCCGTGCTTCTCGACGAGGTCGATCGCGGCGAGGTGGATCGCTCTCTTCGTGGCTTGCTTCTTGCGTTCCCGGTGCGAGGGCGCCAGCTCCATCGTGGACACCCGGACAAGGTACCGCAAAAAACTGCACGCTGTGCAAAAACGCACAGCGTGCAGTTTAAGGCGGGGTGGCGGTATGGCGGGATGGAGACGGGAGGGCAGGCCCTGGGGAGCCGCCCCCTACCAGTACCCTTGAGCGTCATGTGCGGGATCGTCGCCGTCCTCGCCCGGTCGTCGAGCCGTCCCGCGCCGGACCCCGAGGTGGTTCTGTCAGTGCTGGAGCAGGCTGCGGGCGCGCTGGCATCGGTCGATATCTCCGGCGGCGACATCACGGCGGTCGAGGAGGTCACGCGGAGTCTGCGGGAGGTCGACTCCTCGCTGCGTTCGACGCCCGGCCTGAGGAGCCTGCTGTCGTCTCCGGGCCTCATCGACGCTGTCGACGGTCTCGCGGAGCGGATCGGGATGCGCACACGGGAGCTCGAAGCCGCCCTCGACGGCGCGTCGGTGAACTTCGAGCCGAGCGATCAGGAGCGGGTCAACTCGGCCCTGGTCGGCCTGAAGGATGCCTGGTGGTCAATAAGCAACGACCGGCTCGGCGCCGCCCGAGCCGTCGCCGACCTGATCGCCGAGCTCGACGGACCGCCGCAGAACCTTGACGGCTGGTGGGCGATCCAGGTCGCGCTCGCGTCGATCGACAGGCTCGAAGTCAGGGGTCGTGACTCCGCCGGGGTGCAGGTGCTGGTGGCCGGCCACGGTCTGGACCTCGAGGACCCAGGCGTGCGCCTCGCCGTCGAGTCCAGGTCGGCGGACTCGCTTTTCACGTCCGGCTCGTTGAGAGTGGTGCAGGACAGCCTCGCCTTCGTGTACAAGGCTGCGGCAGAGATCGGTGAGCTCGGGGACAACGTCAGGGCCATACGCGCAGCCATACGCGGCGACAGGCTGCTTGCGGCCGCGATCAGCGCGCCCGGGGCACGGGTGACGGTACTCGGGCACACCCGCTGGGCGAGCGTCGGCATCATCTCGCAGCCCAACGCCCACCCGGTCAACTCCGAGGAGCTCGACCGGCCGGGTAACCCGTACGTGGCGGCTGTGCTCAACGGCGACGTGGACAATCACGCGGACCTCAGGGTGACCGACTCGGTGTGCGTCGCGCCCGAGGTGACGACCGACGCGAAAGTGATCCCGGTCCTATTCGCCAGGGCGATATCCGCCGGCGCGGGCATTGACGCCGGCTTCCGCTCGACGGTGGGACGATTCGACGGGTCGGTGGCGATCGCAGCATCGGTGGCCTCGGAGCCGGACTCGCTGCACCTGGCGCTCTGCGGGTCGGGGCAGTCGCTCTACGTCGGGCTGGCCGAGGACGCCTACGTGATCGCGAGCGAACCCTACGGGCTGGTCGAGGAGACGGATCGCTACGTCCGCATGGACGGGGAGTCATCTCGCGGGCAGGTGGTCGTCCTCGGCCGTTCCGAGGCGGGCCGCATCGGGGGTATGAGGCGCTACCGATACGACGGCCGGGAGCTGCCGGTATCGGAGGCCGACGTGACCGTCGCCGAGATCACCACCCGGGACGTCGACCGTGGCGGATTCCAGCACTTCTTGTTGAAAGAGCTGACGGAGGCCCCGGCTTCGTTCCGCAAGACCCTCCGGGGACGGATCGCGACCGGCCCGGACGGGAAGCTGTGCGTCCGGCTAGGCCCGGTGACGATGCCGCCAGAGTTGGCGGACGCCTTGGCAGACGGGCGAATCGACAGGATCGTCGTCGTCGGGCAGGGAACCGCCGCGGTCGCCGGTCAGGCCGTCGCTGCCGCGATCTCGCGGTGCCTCCCGGGGATGCCGGTCTCGGCCCAACCGGCGACGGAGCTGTCCGGTTTCGGGCTTCAGGACGACATGAGCCGAACGGTCGTCATAGCGATCAGCCAGTCGGGGACCACGACAGACACCAACCGCACGGTCGACCTGGCGCGGACGCGCGGCGCACACGTCGTGTGCGTGGTGAATCGGCGCAACAGCGATCTCGTCTCCAAGTCGCACGGCGTGTTGTACACGTCAGATGGGCGTGACGTGGAGATGAGCGTTGCATCGACCAAGGCCTTCTACGCGCAGGTCGCGGCGGGCTGGTTGCTCGCAGGCGCATTCGCACAGGCGGCCGGCGTTGCCGGCGACGGTCTTGCCCCGGTCCTGGAGAGCCTCAGGGACCTGCCGTCGGCGATGGAGAAGGTGCTGGCGAGGCGCGAGGACATCGGTCGCATAGCGGCGTCGGTGGCGCCTCCGCGCCGTTACTGGGCCGTGGTGGGGAGCGGGCCCGACAGGATCGCAGCAGCCGAGGTCCGTATCAAGCTCTCGGAGCTCTGCTACCGGTCCATCTCCAGCGACGCCACCGAGGACAAGAAACACATCGACCTCTCGTGCGAGCCGATGATCCTGGTATGCGCGCCAGGGCTGCGCGGCTCCAATGCGGACGACGTCGCGAAGGAGGTTGCGATCTACCAGGCGCACAAGGCCGCTCCTGTGGTGGTGGTCGCCGACGGCGAAGCCAAACGCTTCGAGGCTTTCGCGCGCGACCTGATCACGGTGCCGAAGGTGGACCCGAACCTGTCATTCGTGCTGGCGGCGATGGCGGGCCATATCTTCGGGTACGAGGCGGCCCTTTCGATCGACGGCCAGGCACGCCCGCTGCGCGCCGCGCGCGCCGCGATCGAGCATGCCATCGAGAAGATGCCGGCCGGACATGAAGACCGGCTTCTCGATCGGCTCGCCGCGGAGTTGGAGCAGGCCGTGCAGCCGTTCATGCGGGGTCTTCGTGACGGCAGCTACAACGGCAACCTCGAGGCCTCCACCGCCGTGCGTCTCGTGTCGCTGCTTCGTTATGCGACAGGGCTGCTGCCGCTCGAGGGTTACGAGCACGAGACAGGGAAGATCGGCACACCCGAAGCGTTGGTGTCGGACCTGCTCGACGCGCTGAACGCCGGCGTGGACGAGCTCACCCGTCCGGTCGACGCAATCAAACACCAGGCCAAGACCGTCACCGTCGGCATCTCGCGAAGCGAGGACGCCCTGTTCGGTGTCCCCCTGGTGAAGGCAACGCTGTCCGCCGGCGCCGCACCCGACACCCTCGGCTACCGCGCCCTGCGCACGCTCGGGGCTCTCGACGAGGCTGTCGAAGAGGTGCTCGGCTACACCCGGTACCGGGTGGAGTGGAGGGCGCCGGTCGCCCCAACCGCGTCGGTGATCGACCAGGGCGGCATAGCAACGAGCCTGCCCTCGCGCACGGCGACGGATCCCCGGTTGCGAGGCACCAAGCACCGCGCCGCTGAGGAGCGGGAGGTCACCGTCGCGCGGGGCGCCAGCGACGGCAGGACCGTCATCCTCATCCCGGAGGTAAAGGGCGCCCAGGTGACCGGCATGACCCTGCTGCATGTCCGGTTCGCCGACGTGCTCCCGGCCGATGCGGCAAAGCGGGTCCTTTCCGGATACCGCACCCGCTACTCCGCGCTCGCTGACGCCGTCACCGAGACAGAGCCGGCGTTCGACGACGAGCGTCTCGGACACGAGCCGATCGTCGATCTGCTCACCGAACCTGTGTACGCGCTGGCGGCGAGATGGAGAGGCTCGGGAGTCGCTTGAAGGCGCGAACCTCTCTGAGTGGAGCGCTCGTGGGAATTGGCATCGACTCGGTAGATCTCCCGCGCTTCGCTGCCGTCTTGAAGCGCCGGCCGTCGATTGCCGGCCGCGTGTTCACCCCTGGGGAGCAGGCGTTCGCGAACCGCCTCGCGAACCCCGTGCCGTCTCTCGCGGCCCGCTTCGCGGCCAAGGAAGCCGCCATGAAGGCGCTCGGGGTGGGCCTCGGGTCGATCGACTGGACCGACGTGGAAGTGGTCCGCAACGCCGGCGAGGCACCGTTCCTGTCGGTAACCGGCCGAGCAGCCGTGCTGGCCGAGGCCATGGGAGTGTCGGGGTGGCAGGTCTCGTTGACCCACACGGACACGGTCGCGTCCGCCGTAGTGGCAGCGCTGACGTGATACCGGTCCTCACGCCGACCGAGATGTCCGGCGTCGACCGATCGGCGCCCGAACCGGTCGGGGTGCTCGTAGAAAGAGCCGGCTTTGCGGTGGCCCGCGCCGCCCGCACTCTCATGGCCGGCACCTACGGGCGGCGGGTGGTCGTCGTCGCGGGACCCGGAAACAACGGAGCCGACGGACGGGTCGCAGCCCGCGTCCTGTCCCGGTGGGGCGCGTCCGTGGAGGTTCTCGACGCCGTCGGCGCCGCCCGGATGAAGATCCTGCCCGGATGCGATCTGGTCGTCGACGCCGCGTTCGGAACCGGTCTGAGCCGCGCCTACTCGCCACCTGATCCGGGGGGAGCGCGCGTCATGGCAGTTGACATTCCGTCGGGCCTGTCCGGCCTCACCGGGAAGGCTGTGGG is from Acidimicrobiales bacterium and encodes:
- the glmM gene encoding phosphoglucosamine mutase; translation: MSLRFGTDGVRGAAGSELSPELVLALGRAAAAVLGGSEFVVGRDTRLSGPMLQAALSAGIAAEGLDVVDIGVAPTPAVAAVAAARGVAAAVISASHNPYHDNGIKLLAPGGLKLNDDEEQQIERAVAARSAVASGAPPAIGRLRSDDEAIPWYCRRVVDSLGGRRVDGIRVVVDCANGAATPTAERILAQAGADVVHVIAAQPDGTNINERCGSTDPSLLAESVRAHGADVGLALDGDADRVLAVDEHGEIVDGDRLLAMFAVDLRERDRLAGNTLVVTVMSNLGLQKAMEDAGVRVHRTAVGDRNVLEALDGNGWSLGGEQSGHIIFRELATTGDGVLSGLLLLDLLRRSGRKLSELAAESMVSMPQVLRNVEIPPGSPPISDSARLSNEIRAVEDELGTGGRVVLRASGTEPLVRVMVEAQTEHAAASAAQRLVDAVEEAARG
- the ctaD gene encoding cytochrome c oxidase subunit I, with the protein product MTLIQDRPSEQPPRLEEPALMEIVPGPRPHGLVKYITSTDHKQIGLNYLVTSFIGFLFAGGLAEGIRTQLIKPDNHFVTENVFNQLFTMHGTIMLFVFLGPFAFAGLGNYFVPLMIGAPDMAFPRFNNLSYWLYLGGFLMLAGGFLTNNGAANFGWFGYAPITEAIHSPGPGADMWIVGIALTGFSGIFTAVNIITTIFTLRAPGMVMFRMPIFVWNQLVTMFLILLAFPVLTAAFALLWLDRHLNTHFYDPTHGGQPILWQNLFWFFGHPEVYILALPYFGIVTEVLATNSKKPVFGYKGMVGATLSIGALSMGVWAHHMYTTGAVLLPFFAALSLLIAVPTGIKFFNWLGTMWRGTLVVNTATLFCLGFLACFLFGGITGVILAQPVLDFQLHNTYFVVAHFHYVMFGGSAFAGFAGIYYWYPKMTGRKLDERLGVLSFVILFIGFNLTFFPQHDLGLRGMPRRIETYDGHLGWNFLNLLSSLGAYIAGFGVLISVWNFFHSYRHGELAGDNPWDGQTLEWACSSPPPEHNFEALPPIRSERPVWDANHPDMLTKVGH
- a CDS encoding TetR family transcriptional regulator, translated to MELAPSHRERKKQATKRAIHLAAIDLVEKHGLSGATVDAISERAGVAPRTFWSYFASKEEAIVDHDPDRPEAIRLALLARPAGEHPLTALQAVLEEDAARRTVDDEERLRRFDLIRSDPHLMSSVAASFEQIERALVSAVAERTGLDPEADLYPGVVVAAACSACRVAYFRWSAKHGEASLAALIEEAFAQLAGGLAAPPRRGGTARGRR
- the rplM gene encoding 50S ribosomal protein L13 translates to MRTFTPKPSDIQRVWYEVDAEGAVLGRLATEVARVLRGKHKPIFAPHVDTGDHVIVGNASKVVMTAGKSEKKVHYRHSGYPGGLSSRTYADMLAKDPEGTFRLAVKGMLPKGPLGRHMLRKLKVYAGPSHPHAAQGPQPLPVDPRARRAS
- a CDS encoding MDR family MFS transporter; its protein translation is MTVTQARPEAAPGYSHRQILLIMSGLMLGLLLASLDQTIVSTALTTISRDFHRLDLYSWVVTAYLLTSTASTPLYGKISDQFGRKRIFQVAIVIFLIGSALSGLSQNMYELIIFRGVQGVGAGGLMTLAMAIIGDVIAPRDRGRYQGYFGAVFGVSSVIGPLIGGFLVDQASWRWVFYVNLPIGAVALLVVNRFLHLDPVTRSSKVDILGALLIVGGVSLFLVGVQDAGSKAKLTTSSMAFGIVGILLIAAFGWWESKAPEPIIPLQLFKDRVFTVANVLGFVTGSVMFGSLIFLPLYFQTVRGVSPTMSGMRMLPMMVGMLSTSIISGRLISRIGRYKWFVVSGTAILAAAIGIMTTITTSTDAWALAGMLLMVGMGLGLFMQVLILAVQNSIPFEFMGTGTASVTFFRTLGGAIGAAVLGAVLILQEKTNGPHYVKLYGLVKGTGESFTHGMDQAFMYALPVAVLAFLLSFLMREVKLRSVPGVDNSDAMGIG
- a CDS encoding alkaline phosphatase family protein, with product MKPRRSSAVRASSVAVALSAALTLASCSSGPAHNAARTTTTAARSTTSPTAGTSTTGAASTTAPAAGAGFCGFLQTSQAHYSHVVWIWMENHPFQSVIGSPSAPFENQVAAQCGLATNYHNVTHPSLPNYIAATSGLGRSELGRFSSDCDPSPSCTASPGTASIFSQAPSWRAYEESMPAPCTKGSSDDYAARHNPPVYYPSLAPACGSDDVAIGNLYHDLSAGTLPAFAFVTPNLIDDTHNGSVADGDNWLRTAIHAITTSQQYRSGTVAVFVVWDEGEGGSVSDCATNTTDVGCHVPALVLSASTRPGTANGGLFNHYSLLRTAEDLLGLPALGQAASASSMAPAFGLSG
- the rpsI gene encoding 30S ribosomal protein S9, with amino-acid sequence MPKPLIQSTGRRKAAVARVRLRPGTGVVTVNRRPLEEYFPSATHRMLITEPLRVVEKAESYDVDCTLDGGGVSGQAGALRLGIARAIAGVETDLRAPLKRAGFLTRDAREKESKKYGLKKARKAPQYSKR
- the coxB gene encoding cytochrome c oxidase subunit II — encoded protein: MDLATRLLGTDLGSPHGVTTQDQWTRQLWHTTYWFAVPIGLIVLFGIFWCVLRYRHRPGSSRQASQFQYHIPIEAAYTIIPLLIVAVVFGFMYNAENKVNAVSKTPAVKITVDGFQWGWRFIYPNGHQEVGTVANALDINSEANLPVLYMPAGETVQLHFVSEDVVHTFYVKEFLFNRDLIPGIDNTADFNVTRTGTFEGQCNNICGQYHAYMRFMVRVMPKDAYDAWYASQAPCSVSTAGQSNQTTLPPNSCPTSLSTERQV